A region from the Vicia villosa cultivar HV-30 ecotype Madison, WI linkage group LG3, Vvil1.0, whole genome shotgun sequence genome encodes:
- the LOC131658517 gene encoding agamous-like MADS-box protein AGL80: MHEIEKTKKLVNQKTFLKQRVSKVKKKLIKQRRDNMEKEMVMHMFECLKVGEIMSSSTSKVDLNKLPLIIDQNLKDIDRRLDTGINSNNDSSVALRPQPVIFQNEEIEMNNVDGEEAILFDNEASLENEFWSNLQP, encoded by the coding sequence ATGCATGAAATAGAgaaaaccaaaaaattggtgaATCAAAAGACATTCTTGAAACAAAGGGTTTCCAAAGTTAAAAAGAAACTTATCAAGCAAAGGAGAGACAATATGGAGAAAGAGATGGTTATGCACATGTTTGAATGTCTCAAAGTCGGGGAAATTATGTCTAGCAGTACATCTAAAGTTGATTTGAATAAGCTGCCACTGATTATTGACCAGAATTTGAAGGACATCGATAGAAGGTTGGACACAGGGATTAATAGTAATAATGATAGTTCAGTTGCACTACGACCTCAACCAGTAATATTTCAGAATGAAGAAATTGAAATGAATAATGTTGATGGGGAAGAAGCAATTCTGTTTGATAATGAAGCTAGTCTTGAAAATGAATTTTGGAGTAATCTACAACCTTAG
- the LOC131658518 gene encoding agamous-like MADS-box protein AGL80 encodes MTRRKVKLAFIVNDAARKITYKKRKKSLLKMVDELSTLCGIEACAIIYSPYDSQPEIWPSPCGVQNVLSKFRTMSEFGQRNKMVNQETFLKQRVLKGKEQLNKQRRDNKEKEMSMHMFECLNAGKIVSSNMSKVDLNNLSWMIDMKLKDIGRRLDTALLPPQASASPNEDIEMNNVDTTVNSHGDEPILFDNEANLENEFWSNLL; translated from the coding sequence ATGACTAGAAGAAAGGTGAAACTTGCCTTCATTGTTAATGATGCTGCTAGGAAAATCACAtacaagaaaaggaagaagagttTATTGAAGATGGTTGATGAACTAAGTACCCTATGCGGAATTGAAGCTTGTGCTATAATTTATAGCCCTTACGATTCGCAACCTGAGATCTGGCCATCACCATGCGGAGTCCAAAATGTTCTCTCAAAATTCAGGACAATGTCTGAATTCGGGCAACGCAATAAAATGGTGAATCAAGAgactttcttgaaacaaagagttttgaagggTAAAGAGCAACTAAACAAGCAAAGGAGAGACAATAAGGAGAAAGAGATGAGCATGCATATGTTTGAATGTCTAAATGCTGGGAAAATTGTATCAAGCAATATGTCTAAGGTTGATTTGAATAATTTGTCATGGATGATTGACATGAAATTGAAGGACATTGGTAGAAGGTTGGATACGGCACTACTACCTCCCCAAGCATCAGCATCCCCGAATGAAGATATTGAAATGAATAACGTTGATACTACGGTGAATAGTCATGGAGATGAACCAATTCTGTTTGATAATGAAGCTAATCTTGAAAATGAATTTTGGTCTAATCTACTTTGA